Within Gemmatimonadales bacterium, the genomic segment CGGGCGTGCCCATCGTGGACGGCGAGGGACGGCTCATCGGCATCATCACCAACCGCGACCTCCAGTTCGAGCGCAACCTCGACCAGCCGGTCCGCGAGGCGATGACCCGCGAGAACCTGATCACCGCCCCCGTCGGCACCGACCTCGACGAGGCCGAGCGCATCCTCGCTCGCCACCGGATCGAGAAGCTCCCCGTGGTGGACGATGCCGGCGTGCTCAAGGGCCTCATCACCGTCAAGGACATCTTCAAGCGCCGCGAGCACCCCGACGCCAACAAGGACCAGCACGGCCGCCTCATGGTGGCCGCCGCCGTCGGCGCGTCGCCCGACACGCTGCCCCGCGCCGCGGCACTCGTCCGCGCCGGCGTCGACGTGCTCGTGGTGGACTCGGCCCACGGCCACAGCGAGGGCGTGCTCCGGACGGTCGACGAGCTGCGCGAGCGCTTCCCCGACGTCCAGCTCATCGCCGGCAACGTGGCCACCGAGGCCGGCGCCCGCGAGCTGGTGCGCCGCGGCGCCGACGCCGTCAAAGTCGGTATCGGCCCCGGCAGCATCTGCACCACACGCGTCGTCACCGGCGTCGGCGTGCCGCAGGTCACCGCCATCATCGACGCCGTGCGCGGCGCGGGCGATGTCCCCATCATTGCCGACGGCGGCATCAAGTACTCGGGCGACGTTGTGAAGGCGCTCGCAGCCGGCGCGTCCTCAGCCATGATGGGCTCGATGCTTGCCGGCACGGAAGAAAGCCCCGGCGAAGCGGTGCTCGCCGAGGGCCGCCGCTACAAGCTCATCCGCGGCATGGGCAGCCTGGGCGCCATGCAGGACGGCTCGGCCGATCG encodes:
- the guaB gene encoding IMP dehydrogenase — its product is MSRIRPAPGLTFDDVLLVPRHSSVHPREVSTQSRLTRTVPLNIPFVSAAMDTVTEADMAIAMARAGGIGVVHKNMSIDRQAAEVDRVKRSESGMILNPITLGPDRPVREAYGLMRRFKISGVPIVDGEGRLIGIITNRDLQFERNLDQPVREAMTRENLITAPVGTDLDEAERILARHRIEKLPVVDDAGVLKGLITVKDIFKRREHPDANKDQHGRLMVAAAVGASPDTLPRAAALVRAGVDVLVVDSAHGHSEGVLRTVDELRERFPDVQLIAGNVATEAGARELVRRGADAVKVGIGPGSICTTRVVTGVGVPQVTAIIDAVRGAGDVPIIADGGIKYSGDVVKALAAGASSAMMGSMLAGTEESPGEAVLAEGRRYKLIRGMGSLGAMQDGSADRYFQEGEMTPTKMVPEGIEGRVPYKGPVADVVYQMVGGLRSGMGYCGVATVPALQCEVEMIRVTAAGLRESHPHDVTITREAPNYSA